The segment TGTCTTCCTCTCGTTGTTCATATCGATGCCCCTTTAATCGTTTATGTTTCTTTTCCCACATTTCCCCCTATTTTATTCAAGGTTGTCCTTTTCCTTCTTCTCATGATTTTTTTCAACCATCGCCTCTTCTTGCTTTTGGCTAATGATTTCTAAAGCATTAAGTAGGAACTTTGGAATAGGAACTCCTGCTTTAGATGCATTTTCTATGATGGATATGCATTCGTTACAAAGATAAAATAGTATGGTTGCATTTCGAATCATCTGACTGTCTCCGAGTATAACATCAGCTATATGCGCTACAGAAACTAATGCAAAGATTGACACTTTCTTGGCTATTCCTCTCCAGCCTATTCGACTCGATAATGCTCCTGTTATAAAAGCAATAAACACTCCTAAAATATAGTCCAGTACAACAGCTACTAAGAGTAAAATAAGCAAATGATTCCAGCCCCCAAACACAGTGGAAAGAACCGAACCTAATACGGAGACCATGGGAATAATAAAGCTTTTGAACTTTACCATTGTACCCTTCCCTCCAACAGATAACTTGTACTATTACATCTTATGTTGGTAGAAGGCGAGGGGAACGTTAAACGTCATTGATGAGGCGAAAATAGTTTTTTATGTAATACAGAGGGGGGGTTCTTTTTGTAAGGGCATTGGGGTGGAATTGAGCAATTACGTTTCCTTTTATTGCACTCTATTTCGTCTCAGGGCACGAACCGGCACTTTGCGTTCCCTCTTTATGCAATCTTCTCCTGCTCAGGGCACGTTCCGGCGCTTTGCGTTCCCTCTTTATGCAATCTTCTCCTGCTCAGGGCACAATCTTCTCACCATTTCAAACAAAAAACCACCGGTATACACCAGTGGTCCTTGTAAAACTCTCTATTTTCCTTGGAACGACCGTAACATCCAAACATGCTTCTCTAAGCTTTGGTGAATAGACAATAACATGTCACCTGTTGTTTCATCTCCAACCTCATCTGCTATGTTCATCCCGGCTTTTAATTCTTCAATCATCGTTTCAAAATCAGTTTGGGTAGCTTGTACCATTTGTAAGGCTGATTCAGTACCTGTTGCCTCATTGATTGTTGCAATTTCAAGTACCTCTTTCATAGTAGCAACAGGTTCGCCTTGAAGTGCTAATAACCTTTCTGCTAAATCATCAATATGCTGATGCGCTTCATTGTACAGTTGTTCAAACAGTTCATGTAATGTAAAGAACTGTGGTCCTTTTACAAGCCAATGGTAATTATGTAGCTTTACATACAGAACTGTCCAGTTAGCTATATGCAGGTTTACATTCTTCGTTAATTCTTGAGACATTGTATCAACCTCCTATTATTAGATTACCCGTTTAGGAGGGAGTCAAACACTCAATTCTTAGTGAAAAAAGACATCAAATCATGTAGTATTAGTACAGGGAGGTTTTGGGATGTATACTGTATTAGTGATTTCTGTCATTATAGTGATTGTCGTTTTACTTCTTGCTGTCTTAACTACTTCAAAGGCATACCAATATAAACATACGGTGGATCCTATCGACGATAACCCGTATGTAAAGAATCCAAATGATAATTCGAACGAAAATGAAAATCAAAATAAATAAAAGGCTCAACCGGTGAAGTTGAGCCTTTTTTCTTATGCAAAAACTTGCTTTAATTCTTCTTTGGATTTTGTTAACCAGAAGTTAATAAGCTTCTTAGCTCCTGCAAGGTCATGAAGTTTAGCTTGACCACATTGTTTCTCGTTCGCAGCAGGAATTTCTTCGATCGTAGCGACATCTTTCATCGTATCTTCTAAAAGATCGATAATCTCTTCCACAGTTGGTTCTCCACTCACAACTAAGTAAAAACCAGTTTGGCAACCCATTGGAGAAACATCAATGATATCAAAATGATCGTATTGTTCTACGTGTTTTCTAATATTAAAAGCAAGTAAATGCTCTAACGTATGAATAGCATCTGGCTTCATTGCTTGCTTATTTGGTTGGCAAAAACGAATATCAAATTTATTAACAACTCCATCACTACCTACTTTGTGAACTCCACAGTGGCGGACGTAAGGAGCTTGAACAGCATTATGATCTAATTCAAAACTTTCAACTGATGGCATTCGAATCTCTCCTTCATTCATTTCTATAATCATCATAACGTAAATTCCGATTTATTTCATCCATTTAATTTGATATATGTTTTCCAATTGCAAAAGTCTGAATGTCTATATTAACATTAACTATTATGACTATGAGAAGAGGAATTCCATTGAAGTATATTGCTCTTGGCTTTATTCGCTTTTATCAAAAATTTATCTCTCCGATTAAACCACCTACATGCCGATTCTACCCTACTTGTTCTCATTACGGGCTTGAGGCTATTAAAAAACATGGATTTATGAAAGGTGGCTACTTAACCATTACTAGAATTTTGAGATGTCATCCCTTTCATCCAGGTGGAATTGATCCAGTTCCTGAAGAATGGAAAGGTATTTTCTCTAAGAAAAAAAGGTAATTCCACTTCTGTATATTTCTTCCTCCTTTGCTAATAATAAGTTCGGTTTATTTAATTAGTTAAAGGAGAGCTACCCCATGGATGATCTTGTAATTGCTCGTTCGCTCTTTGGAACGACAATGGCCTTTCATATTATATTTGCTACCCTTGGTGTTGGAATTCCCCTCATGATTTTAATTTCAGAGTTATTGTTTCAACGGACAAAAGATAGAGATTATTCCATCATGGCCAAAAGATGGACAAAAGCCCAAGCCGTATTACTAGGAATAGCGATTCCTTCTGGGACAATTGCCGGAGTACAGCTATCCTTACTTTGGCCAGGTTTTATGGAAATCATCGGGAGGGTTATGGCCCTTCCTTTCCAAATCGAGATTTATGCTTTCTTTATCGAAGCTTTATTTATGTCTATCTACGTTTATGCTTATGATCGCTTATCTCCAAAGATGAGAATCTTTAGTGTTTCCATGGTTGCATTAGGTGCTGTTGCTTCCGCTATTCTTATTACAAATGTACATGCTTGGGAAGGAACACCAGCAGGTTTTAGAATTGAGAATGGAGAAATTGTCGACGTAAACCCTTGGAAAGCCTTCTTTAATCCAAGCTTTTTTGTGACAGCCACACATGTAACCTTAACAGCATACATGACAGGGGCTTTTGTGATTGCATCTGTTGCCGCATTTAAAATGTTAAAGACTCGAAATAAGGAACGTGAATTTGTTTTCCATCGAAAAGCGTTAATGATGGGATTATTAGTTGGCGGAATATTTTCCTTTCTAACTGGAATCAATGGTCATGAATCTGCCCAAATGCTTCATGAATATCAGCCTGAAAAATTAGCTGCTGCAGAAGGACTGTTTGAAACACAAAAATATGCCCCTCTTGCTATTGGAGGCTTTACTGATCGTGAGACAGAAGAAGTAAAGTTTGGGATTGAAATACCGTGGGCTCTTAGTTTTTTAGCTGGTAACAGTTTTGATACGGAGGTTAAAGGGTTAAACGATTATCCGGAAGAATATTGGCCACCTCTTTTTGTTCATACCCTGTTTAATGCTATGGTGGGAATTGGTTTTTTACTCATAGGGCTTTCCCTCTTCTCGTTTGTATGGAACAAATTATTAAAAAAGCCTACATTCCCAAGATGGATTATGTGGATATTTGTTATTAGTGGCCCCTTGGCTGTACTAGGGATTGAATTTGGTTGGATTTTTGCTTGTACTGGACGACAGCCTTGGACCATTTATCGGGTATTAACAACTGCAGATTCAGTGACAACAGCGGTTGATTTTACTGCATTATTTATTATCTTTTGCCTGATTTATGTCATCTTAGGTCTAGCTGTTATCTTGGTCCTTACCTATTATTTTAGAAGGCATCCAGTCATTGACGAGATTAATAATCAAACCATAAAGAAAAGGAAAACAATAACAGAATCAACATGATGGGCGGGAAGTTAAAATGAGTGATGAACTAATTGCCATTACAGTCTTGTGGGGGTTTGTTTTTATTTATTCTGTAATGGCTACAATGGATTTCGGTGCAGGTTTCTGGTCAATGATCTATATCAATCGACAAAAAACAAATGCAACCACTATTGCGAATCGATACTTATCTCCAACTTGGGAAGTGACCAATGTTTTCATTGTAGCTATTGTTGTTGCTTTGTTTAGTTTTTTCCCAGGAGCTGCTTACACGTTAGGGACTGTTTTACTAATACCAGGAAGTATTATTTTAATGCTATTAGCCATCCGTAGTGCATTTTTAGTTTTCTCTCATATCGCAAAAGAATATGAAAAGATGCTAACATACATATCCGGGGTAAGCGGTATTTTAATACCTGGATTACTGATTAGTGTGTTACCCATTACCCACGGACAATTTGTAGAATTTAGTGAGGGTTCACAATCGTTAAAACTTACAGAACTATTACTAAGTCCAAACTTTTATGCGTTTTTCGGATTTGCTGTAACTAGCTCTCTATTTTTATCTTCTCTTCTACTTGCCGACTATTCTAAGCAAGCCGGGGCATGGGTTGCTTATGATGTATACCGTCGAGATGCGAGCTTTCTCGGCCCTGCTTCTTTCTTTTCAGCCTTTGTAATCATGATCACACTAAGAGTAGAAGCTAATTGGATATTTACGAAAATGATGGAAGACTTCCTTCTTCTAGTTTTCTCAGGAGCATGCTTCGTCATCGCCGGACTCGCTTTATTAGTTCCAACGGATAAAAAAGGCGTCAAGGGATATCCAAGACTTGCTGTTATTAGTATAATCCTCCAATACTTACTAGCGAGCTATGTGTATGGAAAAGCGCATCTTCCTTATATCGTATATCCAGAGGTCACAGTAGAATCTGGATTTACCGACCCAGCATCCTTTAAAGCCGTGTTTATTACCTATATTGTTGGATTTTCCATACTTTTTCCTGGATTCTTCTACTTCTGGAAGCTTTTCATGCGTGATCTGAAACATTCAAGCCAAAATACACAAGAATAGCCTATATTTGAGGGAGTATGTTCTCAGACCGTCAGTGAAAAATAATGGTGTATCACTTAAAAAGGAGTGTGTACCATTATGGCTAAAGACGTAAAATGTGAAGTGAACAACTGTCAATTTTGGGAACACGGTAACTTATGTGGTGCCAAAGAAATATATGTGGTTTCTCACACTGGGAAACAGGCAGAACATAGTCGTGAAACGGATTGTAAAACTTTTAAGCCTGTAGATTTATAAAAATTCAAAAACACGCAGATTCACTGCGTGTTTTTCTTTTTACCTTAACTTTTTTCTCAATTCTTTTCGTAATAGCTTATTCGATGCATTTCTCGGTAATGTATCTACCACCATAATCTCCTTTGGGACTTTGTAAGAGGCGAGTTTAGTTTTGGCCCATTCTATCATTTGATCCACTCTCACCTCTTCTTTTAAAACGATAAAGGCTACAGGTACTTGTCCCCAATGAGGATGTTCTTTTCCTACCACCCCAGCTTCACGAACAGCAGGGTGTGATAATAGAACGGACTCAACCTCTGCTGGATATATATTTTCACCTCCAGAGATAATTAAATCCGACCTCCTATCCATTACATATAAAAAACCACCCTCATCTAAATAACCGATATCTCCCGTACGAAACCACCCATCTACATAGGAGTCAGTATTTGCATCGGGACGCTCCCAATATCCATGTGTTACATTCGGTCCCTTGACTAAAATTTCACCGTGCTGCTCGTCACCTTTGCGTTCAATTCTAACCTGACATGGAAATAAAGGTTTCCCAGCTGAACCTAATTTACTCAAGGCATATTCTGGAGAAAGCGTAACAATTTGAGAAGCTGTTTCCGTCATTCCATAGGTTTGGTAAACCGGTATTTGTTTGTCTTTACATTCTTTAAGGATTGGGTAAGGGGCTGGTCCTCCTCCAAGAAGCATACAGCGAAATTTCTCAGAGTATCTTCTACTACTAAGGTTTTCTAACAGACGTGACAGCATTGCTGCTACAACTGAGATAATGGTAACATTGCCTTTTATGATTTCCTCATTGATTTCAGCTTCATCAAAACGTTCATATAATAGGACAGGAATCCCGTATATCACACTTCTCATCAATATAGAGTACCCACTGATGTGAAATAAAGGTACCGCTGCCAACCACACATCATCATGACTAAGACCCATGTTTAAAGCAGAACCTGTTGCACTCCACCAATGGTTTCCGTACGTATGTAACACACCCTTTGGTTTTCCCGTAGTACCAGAAGTATACATAACTGAGCAAACATCATCTAAGGAACATTCATCAACTATCTCTGCTTTACTCGTTGTCTTTGGTTGTGTATCTTCTTGTATGGCAATTGTAAGAATGTCCACTTCTAAATTGGAAATATCATGAACAAAGCAAGTCGTTTTAGAATTCTCAATTTGCCAAGAAATCTCCTCAGCCGTTAGTCTTCGATTTATAAGAATCGATTTTGCACCTAAAAGCTGAAGAGCATGAATGATAAAAACCATTCTCGGTTCGTTCTTCATACAAATTCCAACATGGTGCCCTTTGCGAACACCTTTTTCGTATAAAAAACTCGCCCATTTATTTGAGTGCTCCCAAAGTTGCTGGAACGTATAAGATTGCCCCTCAAAAATCAATCCAATACGGTCGGGCGTTAGTTGGGCACGTTGAGTAACCCATACTGGTGTTACAGTAGACATGATTTCACCTTCTTGAATGATGATATAGCGAAAAAGCTCAGCGAACAATCGCTAAGCTTTTTGTAACCTTTCGTATTAAGGAAAACGTGGGAATTGGCCAAAGTCTGGCTTTCTTTTTTCTTTGAAAGCATCGCGACCTTCTTTTGCTTCATCCGTTGTATAGTAAAGTAGTGTTGCGTCTCCAGCCATTTGTTGAAGACCTGCTAGTCCATCTGTATCTGCATTAAATGCAGCCTTTAGGAAACGAAGAGCTGTTGGACTCTTCTCTAACATTTCTTCACACCACTGAACGGTTTCTTCCTCTAGTTTTTCTAATGGAACAACAGTGTTTACTAAGCCCATATCTAATGCTTCTTGAGCATTATATTGGCGACATAAGAACCAAATTTCTTTTGCTTTCTTATGACCTACGATTCTTGCTAGATAACCAGAACCGTATCCTGCATCAAAGCTTCCTACTTTTGGTCCAGTTTGTCCAAAAATAGCATTGTCTGCAGCAATAGTTAGGTCACAAACAACATGTAAAACATGTCCCCCACCAATTGCATAACCAGCAACCATCGCAACAACTGGTTTAGGAATAACACGAATCAATCTTTGTAGATCTAATACATTAAGTCTAGGAATTTCATCTTCCCCAACATAACCACCATGACCTCTTACCTTTTGGTCTCCACCTGAACAGAATGCTTGATCTCCTGCACCTGTTAAAATGATAGCCCCAACACTTGAATCATCACGTGCATAGGCAAATGCATCAATCAATTCCATTACTGTTTTAGGAGTAAACGCATTTCGTACTTCTGGACGATTGATCGTGATCTTCGCAATTCCGTTATATGTTTCATATAAAATTTCGTCATATTGGCGTTCAGCTTTCCATTCGAACTTTGCCATCATGAATCCTCCTCTTATGTAGAAAGTAAAAACTCCCTTACTATTTTAACAAACTTTTCTGGTTCTTCCACATGTATTGCATGTCCTACACCAAAAACATCAATTTGTTCTGCATGAGGTAGAACTTTTAACATCTCTTGTGCAATTTTCACGAACTTATGATCTAAAGTTCCTGTTATAAGTAATGTAGGGATGTCTAATTTTTTCAGCTCTTGCCACCAGGACGGTTGGCTTCCCGTTCCCATTCCAACTAAACTATTTGCTAGCCCAATTGGATTTTGCTGTAATCGTTCTGAACGGATATTCTGCTGAACTTCTTTAGGTAAACTTTTTTGAGACTGAAATAGAGGGATGTCTTGCCAATAATCAACAAATCTCTCTAATCCATCTCTTTTTATTCTTTCTGATAAGTTGTTGTCACTTTGCTTTCTAGCGATTCTTTCTTCTTCTTTTTCTAAACCAGGTGAACTACTTTCTAGTATTAGCTTTTGTACATGCTTTCTATAAGTCATCGCAAAGGAAAGAGCAACTCTCCCCCCCATCGAATACCCTAATAGATCCAAAGAATGTAGGTCGAGAGCCTTTCGAATCTCTTCTAGGTCCTTTACCTGCTCCTCCATCTTATACCGGTCAACGTTCTGAGGAGACTCCGTTTTCCCATGCCCTATGAGGTCAATGGAAATAACCTTTCTGTGTTCACATAAGAGTGGAATTATATTTCCCCAGGTCTTGGTGGAGCCTGTAAAACCATGAAGTAACCATAATGGTGTCCCTTTTCCACTCATCTCTAGGTAGTAGCGGACACCTCTGATGCTTAGTTCAATGGATTGTTTATTCATCATCTATCATTTCCTGGGAAACACTATTCCACAATTCTCGATGTATTACGACATTTTCCTCACGATTTGTCATAATTTCAACAACCTTTAAACCACCCTGTGAATGAACAATTTGAAGAGCTTCTTCCAATTCTCTTTCATTATGAACCTTTTGGTAGTAGCCATTATACATGTTCACAACATGCTCAAAAGTTAAATTAGCAGGTGTACCGAATAGTTTTTCAAAATGGTAAGGTTGTTCGGACTGAGGCAGGAAGGAGAAGATCCCACCACCGTTATTATTTAGGACAAATATAGTGATATCAATTTCCTCCATTTGAGCAATTAACAAGCCATTTAGATCATGGTAAAAAGATAAATCACCAATCAACAAGTAGTTTTGGTTATGTAGTGTACTTGCACCTAAAGCTGATGACACTACGCCATCAATCCCATTCGTCCCTCTATTTGCAAGAACTTGTAAATTTTGAACTTGGCTATGCAAAAAAGTGTCCACATCTCGAATCGGCATACTATTTCCAACGAATAGTAAAGAATCAGATGGTAGACTCCGAATGATGGACTGGACAGCTTTTCCTTCATTCCAAGGAAGTATTTCGCTTTTTTGTTCCAATAATGATTTTGTTTTTTCATTAAGAGTTTGCCATTTTTTCAGCCAATCAGCGTTTTGATTCCCCTTTGATTCAAGGAGTAAAACTTCTCTTAATAAGAGGGTCTCATTAACTGCCCATGCATCTGTTGCTCTATGAATGGGATCACGATGCTCTCCCTCATCAATAACAATATATCTGATTTCCCCTAAAGCCTGTAGAAACTGTGTTAACGGCTTGGAAACAGGAGTTGCTCCAATTTTAATTACATAATCTGGTTTAAGCGCTTCTAGTCTCTCTTTAAACCTTAAGAACGTATCATACGATTCAATGACCGTTCCCTTACTTTCTGCCTGTGGATTTCTAAGTTGAGACAATGGATCTGCTAGAACAGGTAGATGAAACTTTTGAGATAGCTCAAGTATTCTTCCTTGTGCTTGCGGATCTGAAAGCTCGCCTACTACCATAAGCCCTTTTTTGTCTGATTCTAAGAGGCTCATAAATTCAGTGATCATTTCGTCAGTTGGAAAAAGTCTTCCAACATTTGAGTGTGAATAAGCTGGAACTTTAGCAAATCCAAGCGGCAATTCAGGAATCAACGGCTCAGGTAATGGCACATTTAAATGTACTGGACCTTTTGGTGCCTTCTGACTCACTACAAATGCTTTTTGACATGTTTTTTGCAGGTAAGTATTCGTTATTTCCCGGTCATTAGGTTGCGGTAAGTCCACCGACCATTTAACATGCTTCCCATATAAATCAGTCTGGTCTATAGCTTGTGGTGCTCCTACCTCTCTCAACTCATGTGGGCGATCAGCTGTCAAAACTACTAGGGGCACTCGGGCATATTTTGCTTCAATAACTGCAGGATAATAGTTTGCAGCAGCTGTTCCAGAAGTACATAACAAAGCAACAGGATGGCTAGATTTCTTAGCCATCCCCAATGCGTAAAAGCTTGCTGAACGTTCATCGATTGCAATATGTGTCTGAATATCCGGATGTTCAGCAAAAACGTATGCAAGTGGAGTAGAACGGGATCCTGGGCTTATAACGACATGTCTAAGTCCCGACTGATATAAGCTTTCAACGATTGTTTTTACATACTGAGTTAAAACCGCTTTCCAATTCAATTTTCCATTCCTCCAAGTGCTGTTAACATGGGCTTGAATTTAATGCTCGTTTCTTCAAATTCTTTCTCAGGATCAGAACTTGCTACAACTCCACAACCAGCAAACAGGGTCACAATATTACCTTGAATCAACCCCGAGCGAAGACCTACTACAAACTCTCCATTATCCTCAAAATCACACC is part of the Bacillus carboniphilus genome and harbors:
- a CDS encoding phage holin family protein — translated: MVKFKSFIIPMVSVLGSVLSTVFGGWNHLLILLLVAVVLDYILGVFIAFITGALSSRIGWRGIAKKVSIFALVSVAHIADVILGDSQMIRNATILFYLCNECISIIENASKAGVPIPKFLLNALEIISQKQEEAMVEKNHEKKEKDNLE
- a CDS encoding Dps family protein, giving the protein MSQELTKNVNLHIANWTVLYVKLHNYHWLVKGPQFFTLHELFEQLYNEAHQHIDDLAERLLALQGEPVATMKEVLEIATINEATGTESALQMVQATQTDFETMIEELKAGMNIADEVGDETTGDMLLSIHQSLEKHVWMLRSFQGK
- the ytzI gene encoding YtzI protein, encoding MYTVLVISVIIVIVVLLLAVLTTSKAYQYKHTVDPIDDNPYVKNPNDNSNENENQNK
- a CDS encoding S-ribosylhomocysteine lyase, which translates into the protein MPSVESFELDHNAVQAPYVRHCGVHKVGSDGVVNKFDIRFCQPNKQAMKPDAIHTLEHLLAFNIRKHVEQYDHFDIIDVSPMGCQTGFYLVVSGEPTVEEIIDLLEDTMKDVATIEEIPAANEKQCGQAKLHDLAGAKKLINFWLTKSKEELKQVFA
- the yidD gene encoding membrane protein insertion efficiency factor YidD encodes the protein MRRGIPLKYIALGFIRFYQKFISPIKPPTCRFYPTCSHYGLEAIKKHGFMKGGYLTITRILRCHPFHPGGIDPVPEEWKGIFSKKKR
- a CDS encoding cytochrome ubiquinol oxidase subunit I — encoded protein: MDDLVIARSLFGTTMAFHIIFATLGVGIPLMILISELLFQRTKDRDYSIMAKRWTKAQAVLLGIAIPSGTIAGVQLSLLWPGFMEIIGRVMALPFQIEIYAFFIEALFMSIYVYAYDRLSPKMRIFSVSMVALGAVASAILITNVHAWEGTPAGFRIENGEIVDVNPWKAFFNPSFFVTATHVTLTAYMTGAFVIASVAAFKMLKTRNKEREFVFHRKALMMGLLVGGIFSFLTGINGHESAQMLHEYQPEKLAAAEGLFETQKYAPLAIGGFTDRETEEVKFGIEIPWALSFLAGNSFDTEVKGLNDYPEEYWPPLFVHTLFNAMVGIGFLLIGLSLFSFVWNKLLKKPTFPRWIMWIFVISGPLAVLGIEFGWIFACTGRQPWTIYRVLTTADSVTTAVDFTALFIIFCLIYVILGLAVILVLTYYFRRHPVIDEINNQTIKKRKTITEST
- a CDS encoding cytochrome d ubiquinol oxidase subunit II; the encoded protein is MSDELIAITVLWGFVFIYSVMATMDFGAGFWSMIYINRQKTNATTIANRYLSPTWEVTNVFIVAIVVALFSFFPGAAYTLGTVLLIPGSIILMLLAIRSAFLVFSHIAKEYEKMLTYISGVSGILIPGLLISVLPITHGQFVEFSEGSQSLKLTELLLSPNFYAFFGFAVTSSLFLSSLLLADYSKQAGAWVAYDVYRRDASFLGPASFFSAFVIMITLRVEANWIFTKMMEDFLLLVFSGACFVIAGLALLVPTDKKGVKGYPRLAVISIILQYLLASYVYGKAHLPYIVYPEVTVESGFTDPASFKAVFITYIVGFSILFPGFFYFWKLFMRDLKHSSQNTQE
- a CDS encoding DUF1540 domain-containing protein, giving the protein MAKDVKCEVNNCQFWEHGNLCGAKEIYVVSHTGKQAEHSRETDCKTFKPVDL
- a CDS encoding o-succinylbenzoate--CoA ligase is translated as MSTVTPVWVTQRAQLTPDRIGLIFEGQSYTFQQLWEHSNKWASFLYEKGVRKGHHVGICMKNEPRMVFIIHALQLLGAKSILINRRLTAEEISWQIENSKTTCFVHDISNLEVDILTIAIQEDTQPKTTSKAEIVDECSLDDVCSVMYTSGTTGKPKGVLHTYGNHWWSATGSALNMGLSHDDVWLAAVPLFHISGYSILMRSVIYGIPVLLYERFDEAEINEEIIKGNVTIISVVAAMLSRLLENLSSRRYSEKFRCMLLGGGPAPYPILKECKDKQIPVYQTYGMTETASQIVTLSPEYALSKLGSAGKPLFPCQVRIERKGDEQHGEILVKGPNVTHGYWERPDANTDSYVDGWFRTGDIGYLDEGGFLYVMDRRSDLIISGGENIYPAEVESVLLSHPAVREAGVVGKEHPHWGQVPVAFIVLKEEVRVDQMIEWAKTKLASYKVPKEIMVVDTLPRNASNKLLRKELRKKLR
- the menB gene encoding 1,4-dihydroxy-2-naphthoyl-CoA synthase; this encodes MAKFEWKAERQYDEILYETYNGIAKITINRPEVRNAFTPKTVMELIDAFAYARDDSSVGAIILTGAGDQAFCSGGDQKVRGHGGYVGEDEIPRLNVLDLQRLIRVIPKPVVAMVAGYAIGGGHVLHVVCDLTIAADNAIFGQTGPKVGSFDAGYGSGYLARIVGHKKAKEIWFLCRQYNAQEALDMGLVNTVVPLEKLEEETVQWCEEMLEKSPTALRFLKAAFNADTDGLAGLQQMAGDATLLYYTTDEAKEGRDAFKEKRKPDFGQFPRFP
- the menH gene encoding 2-succinyl-6-hydroxy-2,4-cyclohexadiene-1-carboxylate synthase: MMNKQSIELSIRGVRYYLEMSGKGTPLWLLHGFTGSTKTWGNIIPLLCEHRKVISIDLIGHGKTESPQNVDRYKMEEQVKDLEEIRKALDLHSLDLLGYSMGGRVALSFAMTYRKHVQKLILESSSPGLEKEEERIARKQSDNNLSERIKRDGLERFVDYWQDIPLFQSQKSLPKEVQQNIRSERLQQNPIGLANSLVGMGTGSQPSWWQELKKLDIPTLLITGTLDHKFVKIAQEMLKVLPHAEQIDVFGVGHAIHVEEPEKFVKIVREFLLST
- the menD gene encoding 2-succinyl-5-enolpyruvyl-6-hydroxy-3-cyclohexene-1-carboxylic-acid synthase, coding for MNWKAVLTQYVKTIVESLYQSGLRHVVISPGSRSTPLAYVFAEHPDIQTHIAIDERSASFYALGMAKKSSHPVALLCTSGTAAANYYPAVIEAKYARVPLVVLTADRPHELREVGAPQAIDQTDLYGKHVKWSVDLPQPNDREITNTYLQKTCQKAFVVSQKAPKGPVHLNVPLPEPLIPELPLGFAKVPAYSHSNVGRLFPTDEMITEFMSLLESDKKGLMVVGELSDPQAQGRILELSQKFHLPVLADPLSQLRNPQAESKGTVIESYDTFLRFKERLEALKPDYVIKIGATPVSKPLTQFLQALGEIRYIVIDEGEHRDPIHRATDAWAVNETLLLREVLLLESKGNQNADWLKKWQTLNEKTKSLLEQKSEILPWNEGKAVQSIIRSLPSDSLLFVGNSMPIRDVDTFLHSQVQNLQVLANRGTNGIDGVVSSALGASTLHNQNYLLIGDLSFYHDLNGLLIAQMEEIDITIFVLNNNGGGIFSFLPQSEQPYHFEKLFGTPANLTFEHVVNMYNGYYQKVHNERELEEALQIVHSQGGLKVVEIMTNREENVVIHRELWNSVSQEMIDDE